CCTCCGCGGCGCCGCTAGAATCCCGCGAGCAGCTCTTCGATGGCAGCGCGTGGGGTGGCGGAGGTCGCGACCGCGCTCGCGACGAGGACGCCTTCGCTACCGAGCTCGAGCGCCCGCGCGACGTCCCTTCGGTCGTGGACTCCCGCACCGCAGAGCACCCGGGTCCGGGGCGCGACGCGATGAACTGCGTCCACCGATTCGGACACCACCTTGGGCCGAGCGGTCGTGACGGAGCGCCGGCCTCCGATGAGCTCGGGAGGCTCGATGGCGAGGTACGGAGGCTTCGATCGGGAAAGGCGGGCTGCCGCGAGGACGTCGCGGGCGCATACGACCGCGCTCAGACCAAGCTTGCCGAGACGCCTCACGGCCGCGTCCACCTGTGCCCGGGAAAGAGGGTGTTCGGAATGGTTGACAAGGCTTCCGCGAGCCCCCGCGGCCTGGACGGCCTCGGGAACGGTGTATCCGGTGTGGGCCCCTGCGTCCACCGGGTCCACATGCTGGGCGAGGACCGGTATCGAGAGGGTGGTGGCGAGGTCTCGCAGGTCGGTCGTGGCTGGAGCGATAGCGACCGCCACGCCCGCGGCCCGTCCGCAGACACCGAGCAACGCGCCGATCTGTTCGGCACCCGTCCCGAGCGCCTCCGCGTACGACTTCAGATTGACGACGAGAAGAGGCGAGCCTAGGAAGGTGGGATCAGTGGTGGGCGGCCGCGTGCGCGCGCTTCGGGCGAGAACAGATGGCATACTCGTCCCCATCGAAGAAGACCTCCCGGTCGGGGTGCTTGCGCTGGAGCTCGGTGATCTTCGAGAGGACGTCTTCCAGGGTGGTAGATTCGTCATTCGGGTCGATCCGGAGATGGACGGTCTTCTCCAATCGCTCGGGCACATGTCTCGCAGTCGCCATGGCGCACCGAGACGATTCCCTACGGGGAGTAGGCTATAGAGCTTTACCAGGGCCCCAGCTAGCGCGAAACCGCCTCGGATGAAGGCGGGACTCCTCGTGGGAGGGGAAGAGATGTACCGGTCTACAACGGGATGCCCGGCACCGATCCGGCGATCAAGGGAGGAGCAGAGAGGACCGAACCGGGGCCCTCGGTACCCCTCCTCTGTGGACCGAATCTCGATCTGCTTCTTCTCGCACCGGCCGATAGAGCGAGCGCGCGATACACGGCGCAGCATGCGATACAGTAACTTGTATATCCCCCCCCCTCCTCCCCTCGCACGGGTGGCTCACGAACATGGCAAAAGCCGAGAGCGAATCCGCCGGAACGGACAACGAATCCCGACTCTCTGAGGCCGAGATCGCGGTGCACTGGAAGGAAGAGAAGCTATACTATCCAAACCCCCGCTTCATCGGTCAGGCGAACCTCACCGATCCGACGGTCAAGGATCGGTTCGCGGAGAAGAACTTCCCTGAATGCTACCGGGAGTACGCGGACCTGCTTACCTGGGACAAGTAC
The window above is part of the Thermoplasmata archaeon genome. Proteins encoded here:
- the tpiA gene encoding triose-phosphate isomerase, whose amino-acid sequence is MPSVLARSARTRPPTTDPTFLGSPLLVVNLKSYAEALGTGAEQIGALLGVCGRAAGVAVAIAPATTDLRDLATTLSIPVLAQHVDPVDAGAHTGYTVPEAVQAAGARGSLVNHSEHPLSRAQVDAAVRRLGKLGLSAVVCARDVLAAARLSRSKPPYLAIEPPELIGGRRSVTTARPKVVSESVDAVHRVAPRTRVLCGAGVHDRRDVARALELGSEGVLVASAVATSATPRAAIEELLAGF